A portion of the Corynebacterium occultum genome contains these proteins:
- a CDS encoding DUF3040 domain-containing protein → MSLSEQEQRALREIEQSLLADDPKFGAAVAGAGDLGGFGGGLTLRGIALGVLGLVMLIGGVALSQQSLWFIILSVLGFLVMFGAGVWMLRSDSATGSGFGGMGGGRSRKSAASPRASKMEENFRRRFEGQ, encoded by the coding sequence GTGTCGCTGTCAGAGCAGGAGCAGAGAGCGCTCCGAGAGATTGAGCAGTCTCTCCTCGCGGATGATCCCAAATTCGGTGCGGCCGTCGCCGGAGCCGGGGACTTGGGCGGGTTCGGTGGGGGACTGACCCTGCGCGGCATCGCCCTGGGTGTCCTTGGTTTGGTCATGCTCATTGGTGGAGTGGCACTGTCGCAGCAGAGCCTCTGGTTCATCATCCTTTCCGTCCTCGGTTTTCTGGTGATGTTCGGCGCTGGGGTCTGGATGCTCCGCTCCGACTCCGCCACGGGATCCGGATTCGGTGGGATGGGTGGGGGTCGCTCCCGTAAGTCCGCAGCTTCACCGCGGGCGAGCAAGATGGAGGAGAACTTCCGCCGCCGCTTTGAGGGACAATAA
- a CDS encoding SAV_6107 family HEPN domain-containing protein, whose product MAQVISATTRFIRQGGRRSDFLARARALLEQSRQHWEAGEIDLALEYAYQAALRVAGARIADSPVAQRKRRPTDAWGQLRLVDEVGVHWAGIFEGYSRFRSRVASGIELAPDSGAIAEVMAHATAFLAEVELDFGGSPAAA is encoded by the coding sequence ATGGCACAGGTCATCTCCGCAACCACACGTTTCATCCGGCAGGGTGGTCGCCGCTCGGATTTTCTCGCCCGCGCCCGAGCGCTGCTGGAACAGTCCCGGCAACATTGGGAGGCCGGGGAGATTGACCTGGCCCTGGAATATGCCTATCAGGCGGCACTGCGGGTGGCCGGTGCCCGAATCGCGGACAGCCCGGTGGCACAACGCAAGCGCAGGCCCACCGATGCCTGGGGGCAGCTCCGACTCGTCGATGAGGTCGGGGTGCATTGGGCGGGAATCTTCGAGGGCTACTCACGCTTCCGTTCGCGGGTGGCCTCCGGGATTGAGCTGGCACCCGACTCCGGGGCCATTGCTGAAGTCATGGCCCACGCCACCGCTTTCCTGGCGGAGGTTGAGCTGGATTTTGGCGGCTCACCGGCTGCCGCCTGA
- a CDS encoding GNAT family N-acetyltransferase — protein MTVSIRRLAIPEFSVNCPDFVDIYIEAMGYDPIIRHSRINTWRRETFQPGFTAVCALEDGEILGVAYGFLGSPDHWWHLQLRRGIHQKGGPSESEFELLRNYFEVAEIHVRVGNQGRGIGRALLGELLRNAPAGNAVLSTPEVPQENNRAFGLYRSMGFYDVLRNFHFTGDRRPFAVLAARLPLASPAHSHESPETPAPPGATADQLGRHRLPLSHTHPEA, from the coding sequence GTGACTGTGTCAATCCGCCGCCTTGCAATCCCCGAGTTCTCGGTGAACTGTCCCGATTTCGTCGACATCTACATCGAGGCGATGGGCTATGACCCGATAATCCGGCACTCCCGCATCAATACCTGGCGTCGCGAAACCTTCCAGCCGGGGTTCACCGCCGTCTGTGCTCTCGAAGACGGTGAGATCCTCGGTGTCGCCTATGGCTTCCTGGGTTCCCCGGATCACTGGTGGCATCTGCAGCTGCGGCGTGGCATCCACCAGAAGGGTGGCCCCTCAGAATCGGAGTTTGAGCTGCTGCGCAATTATTTCGAGGTCGCCGAGATCCATGTCCGCGTCGGAAACCAGGGACGCGGGATCGGCAGGGCACTACTGGGCGAGCTGTTGCGCAATGCCCCTGCCGGGAATGCGGTGCTCTCCACCCCGGAGGTGCCACAGGAGAACAACCGGGCCTTCGGGCTCTACCGTTCCATGGGCTTCTATGATGTGCTGCGCAACTTCCACTTCACCGGTGATCGCCGCCCCTTTGCGGTGCTGGCCGCTCGCCTCCCACTGGCCTCCCCGGCACATTCCCACGAGTCCCCGGAAACCCCCGCCCCGCCAGGTGCAACAGCAGATCAGCTGGGTAGGCATCGACTCCCTCTGAGCCACACCCACCCCGAAGCCTGA
- a CDS encoding polyprenyl synthetase family protein gives MSTPDLRTLSIDQIPDAAREMLAEYFHTRQPEIDRIGDPVESAVSHLRNFVLGGGKRVRPLFAWAGFIGAGGLKNTAEDPAAVLRALSSLELIQACALIHDDIIDSSDTRRGNPTVHRAVEKLHRDGDWSGDASHFGESVAILAGDLALAWADDLIYDAGLSAGALERVRVPWRAMRTEVIGGQLLDISLEAAATEDVALAESVNRFKTAAYTIERPLHLGAAIAGAGEDIIEAFRGYGRDIGVAFQLRDDLLGVFGDPAITGKPAGDDLREGKRTVMLALALQRADATTPEAAAKLRQGIGRVSSPAEIADLAKVVEDTGVTEEIEERISTLTESGLAHLAAVDLPEEVSETLRTLAIRATARKM, from the coding sequence TTGTCTACCCCTGACCTGAGAACTCTCTCGATCGACCAGATCCCGGATGCTGCACGGGAGATGCTGGCCGAGTATTTCCACACTCGCCAGCCTGAGATCGACCGCATCGGCGATCCGGTTGAGTCAGCGGTCTCCCATCTGCGCAATTTCGTGCTCGGCGGCGGTAAGCGGGTCCGCCCGCTCTTCGCCTGGGCGGGTTTCATCGGTGCCGGCGGCTTGAAGAACACCGCCGAAGATCCGGCGGCGGTGCTCCGTGCACTCAGCTCCCTGGAACTGATCCAGGCCTGCGCCCTGATCCACGATGACATCATCGATTCCTCCGATACCCGGCGCGGCAATCCCACGGTTCACCGCGCTGTCGAGAAGCTCCACCGGGACGGTGACTGGTCCGGGGATGCCTCCCATTTCGGCGAGTCGGTGGCTATCCTGGCGGGTGATCTGGCCCTGGCCTGGGCGGATGACCTGATCTATGATGCCGGGCTGAGCGCTGGGGCACTGGAACGGGTTCGGGTTCCCTGGCGGGCGATGCGCACCGAGGTCATCGGTGGGCAGCTGCTGGACATCAGTCTCGAGGCCGCTGCCACGGAGGATGTGGCGTTGGCGGAGTCGGTGAACCGTTTCAAGACCGCCGCCTACACCATCGAACGTCCCCTGCACCTGGGTGCGGCCATCGCCGGTGCCGGGGAGGACATCATCGAGGCGTTCCGCGGATATGGTCGCGATATTGGTGTGGCTTTCCAGCTCCGGGATGATCTGCTGGGGGTGTTCGGGGACCCTGCCATCACCGGCAAGCCAGCCGGTGATGATCTGCGGGAGGGAAAGCGCACCGTGATGCTTGCGCTGGCGTTGCAGCGGGCGGATGCCACCACCCCGGAGGCTGCGGCGAAACTACGGCAGGGCATTGGTCGGGTCTCCTCCCCCGCTGAGATCGCCGATCTGGCGAAGGTGGTTGAGGACACCGGGGTCACCGAGGAAATTGAGGAGCGCATCAGCACCCTGACTGAGTCCGGTCTGGCACACCTCGCGGCGGTGGATCTGCCGGAGGAGGTCTCCGAGACCCTGCGGACCCTGGCCATCCGTGCCACCGCCCGAAAGATGTGA
- a CDS encoding alpha-(1->6)-mannopyranosyltransferase A — MSISIHRLPPASLIGLSGAILITLGSFGGGATRNRGGVLELAGLDFLSYGHGAGISNTVFFFGMVLLVLGWALLGRQTVFSDLRIGKGGRFRTVRRSMWLWVLPFIAAAPMLSRDVYSYLMQGAMVRDGFDPYSQGAAVNPGPMLLEVSHDWRNTTTPYGPLHLWIGEVVTRIVGDNVTLGVILYKLISLAGFAAIVWSIPLIARHLGGNPSTALWLGVANPVMILHLVGGMHNESIMVGMVSVGLLLSLRRKFIAGIALIAVAVSLKATAAIALPFVVWMMVNHFVPDAGEKLRRFGVFLLTGFLGALETIVVVALVTWASGSSWGWLTEISGNSKVINPLAFPSLFAGLISPYFRLFDEDFSYNTILEVLRNLSLVLMLAGLVISWWLFRRSDKHAVQGITAAYSVAFVFNSVTLPWYYASVISLLGTYRPPLWLLKFSSAASMVIALSFSGSGNHQLYNVPWIVCLVVASWVTVEFIFAEVKTSLTTREPEQSETALADPRP; from the coding sequence ATGAGTATCAGCATCCACCGGCTTCCCCCTGCCAGCCTCATCGGGTTGAGCGGCGCCATCCTGATCACCCTCGGTTCCTTCGGAGGTGGTGCGACCCGCAACCGAGGTGGGGTGCTGGAGCTCGCCGGTCTGGACTTCCTCTCCTATGGCCACGGGGCCGGTATCTCCAACACGGTCTTCTTCTTCGGTATGGTGCTGTTGGTCCTGGGCTGGGCATTATTGGGCCGCCAGACTGTCTTCAGTGATCTGCGCATCGGCAAAGGTGGCCGTTTCCGGACGGTGCGCCGCAGCATGTGGTTGTGGGTGCTGCCTTTCATCGCAGCTGCCCCGATGCTCTCCCGGGATGTCTACTCCTATCTGATGCAGGGGGCGATGGTCCGGGATGGTTTCGACCCTTATTCCCAGGGTGCGGCCGTCAACCCGGGGCCGATGCTGCTGGAGGTTTCCCATGACTGGCGGAACACGACGACCCCTTATGGTCCGCTGCATCTGTGGATTGGGGAGGTGGTCACCCGCATCGTCGGGGATAATGTCACCCTGGGGGTGATCCTCTACAAGCTGATCTCCCTGGCCGGTTTCGCTGCGATCGTCTGGTCCATTCCGTTGATTGCCCGGCACCTGGGTGGTAATCCCTCCACCGCGCTCTGGCTGGGTGTAGCCAACCCGGTGATGATCCTCCATCTGGTCGGTGGCATGCACAATGAGTCGATCATGGTGGGCATGGTCAGTGTGGGCCTGCTGCTGAGCCTGCGTCGGAAGTTCATCGCCGGTATCGCCCTGATTGCCGTGGCGGTCTCCCTCAAGGCAACCGCGGCCATCGCCCTGCCTTTTGTGGTGTGGATGATGGTCAATCACTTTGTCCCGGATGCCGGGGAGAAACTGCGACGTTTCGGGGTTTTCCTGCTCACCGGTTTCCTCGGGGCGCTGGAGACCATCGTTGTGGTGGCCCTGGTGACCTGGGCCTCGGGTTCTTCCTGGGGTTGGCTGACGGAGATCTCCGGTAACTCCAAGGTGATCAACCCGCTGGCCTTCCCTTCGCTCTTCGCTGGCCTGATCAGTCCCTATTTCCGGTTGTTTGATGAGGATTTCTCCTATAACACCATCCTTGAGGTGCTGCGGAATCTCTCCCTGGTGCTGATGCTGGCTGGGCTGGTCATCAGCTGGTGGCTCTTCCGTCGCAGTGATAAGCATGCGGTGCAGGGAATCACCGCCGCCTATTCGGTGGCCTTCGTGTTCAACTCGGTGACCCTGCCCTGGTACTACGCCAGTGTGATCAGCCTGCTGGGCACTTACCGGCCCCCACTCTGGCTGTTGAAGTTCAGCAGTGCTGCTTCCATGGTCATTGCGCTGAGTTTCTCCGGCAGCGGTAACCACCAGCTCTATAACGTGCCGTGGATAGTCTGTCTGGTGGTGGCTTCCTGGGTGACTGTGGAGTTCATCTTCGCTGAGGTGAAGACTTCCCTGACCACCAGGGAGCCGGAGCAGTCGGAAACCGCCCTCGCCGACCCCCGGCCCTGA
- a CDS encoding Rv2175c family DNA-binding protein — MNLHSVPHDILPADEKLLNLPEVAELLDVPVTRVNDLLNAGKLLAVVRDGVRHVPLSFFIKKPGQTTVNKFLSGTITVLHDGGYDPEDILRYLYTEDETLPGRPIDGLQGHLAREVVRRAQGMGV, encoded by the coding sequence GTGAATCTCCACTCCGTTCCCCACGACATTCTGCCCGCTGATGAAAAGCTGCTGAACCTCCCCGAGGTCGCTGAGTTGCTCGACGTCCCCGTAACCCGGGTCAATGACCTGCTCAACGCAGGTAAATTGCTGGCCGTGGTGCGCGATGGTGTGCGCCACGTCCCGCTCTCCTTCTTCATTAAGAAACCCGGTCAGACCACCGTGAACAAGTTCCTCTCCGGCACCATCACCGTGCTCCACGATGGTGGCTATGACCCCGAGGACATCCTGCGCTACCTCTACACCGAGGATGAGACCCTCCCGGGGCGGCCCATTGACGGCCTGCAGGGACACCTGGCACGGGAGGTGGTGCGCCGCGCCCAGGGCATGGGGGTCTAA
- the pknB gene encoding Stk1 family PASTA domain-containing Ser/Thr kinase — MVQLKVGDVLDNRYRIDHPIARGGMSTVYRCVDLRLGRAVATKVMDPRYVDDPVFRQRFRREARAMAQLSHPNLVNVYDFGSDGDHLFLVMELIRGGTLRELLAERGPMPPHAATAVVRAILTGLSVAHAAGMVHRDIKPDNVLINDDHQVKLADFGLVRSTTRSNNTTDQIVGTVSYLSPEQVEGSDIGPASDVYSTGIMLFELLTGATPFHGPTDLAHAFARLQQDVPAPSSRIEGVPQLFDELVGTATSREASNRFNDAAEFLAALDDVAAELSLPAFKVPVPRNAAAHRAAAVPTDTTGIVGPLEPTGVIDTVEPGSTARRPEGPHETSVLPVVAPQPDTAVVPTPEPQHPPLGPVAPPNLPAQRGSTAVVAEDEEEGEKAVSNRSPVKLIVWLVVVAVLTATIAVGGWWFGSGRYGEIPQVLGMEQVAAVATLEEAGFETETRQVYHDDIAPEQIAATQPAPGESLIRGDVVSVLVSKGKPTVPGIPQDRSVESLRSLLLERTLELEIGEALYSDDVAEGGVVKLSPAPGEAVSTGSTITANLSQGPAPVSIPKVVGLSAEEARDALEQAGLSVAEISEHFDEEESAGTATGSQPPAGESVTRGTPVTLYVSNSIVVPDILGLSRSEAEKKLQEAGLSISAAETDADETADGADEIVAVTPAKGEFVDPANPSVSITLPGKVKVPSVRGKKVGEAREILEEAGFGVSTGDDEDERVYSQDPGAKKTAEAGATVTLKAIG; from the coding sequence ATGGTTCAACTCAAGGTGGGAGACGTCCTCGACAACCGCTACCGCATCGATCATCCGATCGCCCGGGGCGGCATGTCGACGGTCTACCGCTGCGTGGATCTGCGGTTGGGGCGGGCCGTCGCCACCAAGGTAATGGATCCCCGATATGTTGATGACCCGGTGTTCCGGCAGCGTTTCCGCCGTGAGGCCCGGGCCATGGCCCAACTCTCCCACCCGAATCTGGTCAATGTCTATGATTTCGGTTCCGATGGGGATCATCTCTTCCTGGTGATGGAACTGATCCGGGGAGGGACATTGCGGGAGCTGCTCGCCGAGCGTGGCCCGATGCCTCCCCATGCCGCCACCGCAGTGGTGCGCGCCATCCTCACCGGCCTTTCGGTCGCCCATGCCGCCGGGATGGTGCACCGTGACATCAAGCCCGACAATGTGCTGATCAATGATGACCATCAGGTCAAGCTGGCGGATTTCGGTCTGGTGCGTTCCACCACGCGCAGCAACAACACCACCGACCAGATCGTCGGCACCGTCTCCTACCTCTCCCCTGAGCAGGTTGAGGGCAGTGATATCGGGCCCGCCAGCGATGTCTACTCCACGGGCATCATGCTCTTTGAGCTGCTGACCGGCGCCACCCCCTTCCATGGTCCGACCGATCTGGCACATGCCTTCGCCCGTCTGCAGCAGGATGTGCCGGCCCCCAGTTCCCGGATCGAGGGGGTTCCGCAGCTATTCGATGAGCTCGTCGGCACCGCCACCTCACGGGAGGCTTCGAACCGTTTCAATGATGCCGCGGAATTCCTCGCCGCGCTTGACGACGTCGCGGCCGAACTCTCCCTGCCCGCCTTCAAGGTCCCGGTGCCGCGCAATGCCGCCGCGCACCGCGCCGCAGCGGTCCCCACCGACACCACCGGCATCGTCGGTCCGCTGGAACCTACCGGGGTCATCGACACCGTCGAACCCGGGAGCACCGCTCGCCGCCCCGAGGGTCCTCATGAAACCTCCGTGTTGCCGGTGGTTGCCCCGCAGCCGGATACCGCGGTGGTCCCCACCCCGGAGCCACAACATCCTCCGCTGGGCCCGGTGGCCCCACCGAATCTGCCTGCCCAACGTGGCAGCACAGCGGTAGTGGCGGAAGACGAGGAAGAGGGGGAGAAAGCGGTGAGCAACCGCTCCCCGGTGAAGCTGATCGTCTGGCTGGTGGTGGTGGCGGTACTCACCGCCACTATCGCCGTCGGTGGCTGGTGGTTCGGCTCCGGCCGCTACGGTGAGATCCCCCAGGTACTCGGAATGGAGCAGGTCGCGGCTGTGGCCACCTTGGAGGAGGCCGGTTTCGAGACCGAAACCCGCCAGGTGTACCACGATGACATCGCCCCGGAACAGATCGCAGCCACCCAACCTGCACCCGGTGAAAGCCTGATCCGCGGGGATGTGGTGAGCGTGCTGGTCTCCAAGGGCAAACCCACCGTGCCCGGCATCCCCCAGGACCGGAGCGTGGAGTCGCTGCGCTCCCTGCTGCTGGAACGCACCCTGGAACTGGAGATCGGGGAAGCCCTCTACTCTGATGACGTGGCCGAGGGTGGGGTGGTCAAGCTCTCCCCCGCCCCTGGTGAGGCAGTGTCCACCGGCTCCACCATCACCGCCAACCTCAGCCAAGGCCCGGCACCTGTCAGCATCCCCAAGGTGGTGGGGTTATCCGCTGAGGAGGCCCGGGACGCCCTGGAACAGGCCGGGCTCAGTGTGGCTGAGATCAGTGAACACTTCGATGAGGAAGAGTCGGCCGGCACCGCCACCGGTAGTCAACCCCCCGCCGGGGAGAGCGTCACCCGCGGTACCCCGGTGACCTTGTACGTCTCCAACTCCATTGTGGTGCCCGATATCCTCGGGCTCAGCCGCAGCGAGGCGGAGAAGAAACTTCAGGAAGCCGGTCTGAGCATCAGCGCCGCCGAGACCGATGCCGATGAAACCGCCGACGGTGCCGATGAGATCGTTGCCGTGACCCCTGCCAAAGGCGAGTTCGTGGACCCGGCGAACCCGAGTGTGAGCATCACCCTGCCCGGCAAGGTGAAGGTTCCCAGCGTCCGCGGCAAGAAGGTCGGGGAGGCCCGGGAAATCCTGGAGGAGGCCGGTTTCGGGGTTTCCACCGGGGACGATGAGGATGAGCGGGTCTATAGCCAGGATCCCGGGGCAAAAAAGACCGCCGAGGCAGGCGCCACGGTCACCCTGAAGGCGATTGGCTGA